A region of Symbiobacterium terraclitae DNA encodes the following proteins:
- the trpB gene encoding tryptophan synthase subunit beta encodes MSTALPDARGHFGPFGGRYVPETLMAACIELEDAYNRYKNDPEFLEELAYYRRQYIGRPTPLYYAARLTAYAGGAKIYLKREDLNHTGAHKINNAMGQALLARRMGKKRIIAETGAGQHGVAAATVAALFGLVCDVHMGEVDVARQELNVFRMRLLGARVIPTRSGSRTLKDATNEAIRDWVTNVETTHYIIGSAVGPHPYPMIVRDFQAVIGYETMSQIQEAEGRLPDAIVACVGGGSNAIGIFHPFVPFPEVRLVGTEAGGLGLESGRHGATMTGGGAIGVFHGAKAYLLQDEYGQVLEAHSISAGLDYPGVGPEHCYLRDTGRAEYVAVTDQQALEAMQLLSRTEGIIPALESSHAVYQGVKLAAEMAPDQIVVISLSGRGDKDMAEVARILGGEGA; translated from the coding sequence ATGAGCACCGCACTGCCGGACGCCCGTGGGCACTTCGGCCCCTTCGGCGGGCGCTACGTGCCCGAGACCCTGATGGCCGCCTGCATCGAGCTGGAGGATGCCTACAACCGCTACAAGAACGACCCCGAGTTCCTGGAGGAGCTCGCCTACTACCGCCGGCAGTACATCGGCCGGCCCACACCCCTTTACTATGCGGCCCGGCTGACGGCGTACGCCGGCGGGGCGAAGATCTACCTGAAGCGCGAGGACCTGAACCACACCGGCGCCCACAAGATCAACAACGCCATGGGGCAGGCGCTGCTGGCCCGGCGCATGGGCAAGAAGCGGATCATCGCCGAGACCGGCGCCGGCCAGCACGGCGTGGCCGCCGCCACGGTGGCCGCCCTCTTCGGCCTGGTGTGCGACGTCCACATGGGCGAGGTGGACGTGGCCCGCCAGGAGCTGAACGTCTTCCGCATGCGGCTGCTGGGGGCCCGGGTGATCCCGACGAGGTCGGGCTCCCGCACGCTGAAGGACGCCACCAATGAGGCGATCCGCGACTGGGTCACCAACGTGGAGACCACGCATTACATCATCGGCTCGGCGGTGGGACCGCACCCCTACCCGATGATCGTGCGGGACTTCCAGGCGGTGATCGGCTACGAGACCATGAGCCAGATCCAGGAGGCGGAGGGGCGGCTGCCGGACGCCATCGTCGCCTGCGTCGGCGGCGGCTCCAACGCCATCGGCATCTTCCACCCCTTCGTGCCCTTCCCGGAGGTGCGGCTGGTGGGCACCGAGGCGGGCGGGCTCGGGCTCGAGAGCGGCAGGCACGGCGCCACGATGACCGGCGGCGGCGCAATCGGCGTCTTCCACGGTGCGAAGGCGTACCTGCTGCAGGACGAGTACGGCCAGGTGCTGGAGGCCCACTCGATCTCCGCGGGCCTGGACTACCCGGGCGTGGGGCCGGAGCACTGCTACCTGCGCGACACGGGCCGGGCCGAGTACGTGGCCGTCACCGATCAGCAGGCGCTGGAGGCGATGCAGCTGCTGAGCCGCACCGAGGGGATCATCCCGGCGCTGGAGTCCAGCCACGCCGTCTACCAGGGCGTGAAGCTGGCCGCGGAGATGGCGCCGGACCAGATCGTGGTCATCAGCCTGTCTGGCCGGGGCGATAAGGACATGGCCGAGGTGGCCCGCATCCTGGGAGGTGAGGGGGCATGA
- a CDS encoding phosphoribosylanthranilate isomerase, translating to MWVKICGLQNMKDAVAAVEAGADALGFVFAPSRRQVTPERAEALIAGLPPETVTVGVFVDAPVEEIRRVAAQAGLKAVQLHGSEPPEAIGQVGLPVIKAFRIKGPDDLARLPEYREAAGLLLDPYVDGQAGGTGQTLDWTLVRWAARVLQQAGVTMAGPDEPLTPGRPRLILAGGLNPENVAHAIAHAAPGGVDVSSGVETGGSKDINKIYAFVEAAKGAAR from the coding sequence ATGTGGGTGAAAATCTGCGGCTTGCAGAACATGAAGGACGCCGTGGCCGCCGTGGAGGCCGGGGCGGACGCCCTGGGCTTCGTCTTCGCCCCCAGCCGGCGGCAGGTGACGCCCGAGCGGGCCGAGGCGCTCATCGCCGGGCTGCCGCCCGAGACGGTGACGGTGGGCGTGTTCGTGGACGCCCCGGTGGAGGAGATCCGCCGGGTGGCGGCGCAGGCCGGGCTGAAGGCGGTGCAGCTGCACGGCAGCGAGCCGCCCGAGGCCATCGGCCAGGTGGGCCTGCCGGTGATCAAGGCCTTCCGCATCAAGGGGCCGGACGACCTGGCCCGGCTGCCCGAGTACCGGGAGGCGGCGGGGCTCCTGCTGGACCCCTACGTCGATGGCCAGGCCGGTGGCACCGGCCAGACGCTGGACTGGACCCTGGTCCGCTGGGCTGCTCGGGTCCTACAGCAGGCAGGGGTGACCATGGCCGGCCCGGACGAGCCGCTGACCCCGGGCCGCCCCCGGCTGATCCTGGCCGGGGGGCTGAACCCCGAGAACGTCGCCCATGCCATCGCTCACGCAGCGCCGGGCGGAGTCGACGTCTCCAGCGGCGTCGAGACCGGGGGCAGCAAGGACATCAACAAGATCTACGCCTTCGTGGAGGCGGCAAAGGGGGCTGCGCGATGA